The sequence CTCCAGACGCCAAAAAAATAGTAGGGCAAAACCAGACTGAAGATATCAAGAAAAGGCCAGTTAAAAAGAAGCGCTCCAAGAATAAAGAGAAAGACCCAGAATTCCTTGTTCTTCATAAGGAAATGTATCACGAGACTCGTGATAATATCAATGAACTTCCCCAGCGAGGCGGCCCTTATCTCCGTAAATCCGCACGTCCACGCATGAATGACAGCAGTCTGCAGAAAAACTTATGTTACGCGTTCTTCTGCTGTTTCTGTTTGTGACATTTCAGACATTCGAACTTTGGGGGATGCGCAGGCTTCCGTGCATACTGCTTGCCCGCGTCGTGACACTCCTGGCAAGCCGCTATGTCTGTCACGCCCAGATGGTTCGCATCAGCAGGCATCTGGGAATACTGTTTGCCGGAAACGGCATACAGGAATCCGAGCACGGCAAGGACAAAAACCATGAAGATGAGCGTACTTTTCATACGCTGCTACTTTTTTATTCTGGATGTATCATCACTATCTCTGCCTTCAAGAGGGACCTTCTTGTCCCTGCCAGGGTGACCTTCTTTCTTGACGCAGCACTCCTCCTTATCCGAACAGTCAAGGAATGCACCTTTCTCGATCGTCTCATCCGCAGCGCAGACTTCACGACAGATACCATTTAGCATTGAACAGTCCTCGCCTGCAGAGGCAAGCGCAGGCAGCAATAGCACGAACCATAACCATCTCATAAGCACCCTCTCCTCCTTTTATCAGGGATAGTTCATTTATTACTTTAACCAAGATTTGCAAATATGTATAGTGTTACAATACGCGCGGTTATGCAGGTATTGTTAAAGAATATTGCGACACTTGGTCCCATCGGATATATACCATTTGGACCCGGAACATTCGGCAGCCTGGCCGGACTGATATGCCTTTGGTTCTTCCCCCTTTCCCTCCGATGGCATTTTTTGCTGATTATTATCGGTTCGATCATCGGGGCGATAGCTGCCACTTCAGCTGAAAAGCAGTTTGGGCAGAAGGACAGCGGGAAGATCATTGTTGATGAATTTATCGGTTTCTATGTAACAACCTTGTATGTTCCCCATACTTCATCCCTTCTTGTGGCAGGCTTTATACTATTCAGACTTTTCGATATATTTAAGCCACTTATGATAAAAAAACTAGAAAAGACTTTAACCCATGGAAAAGGGGTAATGGCAGATGATATCCTTGCCGGCATATATGCAAATGCTCTCCTGCAGGTCTGGATGCTGCTTAATCCTTAAGACTGGCAGACACCCTTAAGAGACCCCTGTGACTATTCGATCCTTTATCGCGATTAAGCTGCCTGAGGGCCTCAAGCGATCAATCGCTGATCTGATCACTGAACTCAGAAATGCCGGAAGTGATGTCTCTTGGGTGCAGGCAGGCAATATCCACCTTACCCTCAGGTTTCTTGGCAGCACTGACAATGCGTTGATTCCGGCAATAAAGGAACGCATCAGCAAAAAACTCTTACATTACAGCACTTTTTATATTAAAATAGGCGGTGTTGGATGTTTCCCTTCACAGAGACGGCCAAGGGTGCTCTGGATCGGCATAGAAAACTCTGATGCCCTGAAAAACATGCAGAAAGAAGTGGATCTTGTTGTCAGTGAGTTTGGTTTTGAAGCAGAGGAGAGACCTTTTTCCCCTCATCTGACGATCGGGAGAGTACGATCACAGCGGGGCATCGCTGAAACGATAAGAAGGTTTACCGAATTCAGGACTGCTGATTTCGGCACCTTTGAAGTGGAGCGCATCCATATTATGAAGAGTGAACTTAAGCCGGCAGGTGCGCAGCATACGAGCATTGCCGAGATACCAATAGGCAGAGGGAGGAACAATGTCGAAGGAATCGAACAAAGAACCGAATAAGGAGAAGCTGAAGGCCCTTGAAATGGCCATTTCCCAGATCGAGAAGAATTTTGGCAGGGGCTCTATCATGCGGCTCGGCGAGGTTGTAATCCCGGAGGGAATCCAGTCCATCCCAACCGGTTCGCTCGGTCTTGACATTGCAACCGGTATCGGCGGACTGCCAAAGGGAAGAGTGGTCGAGATCTACGGCCCTGAATCATCCGGAAAAACGACACTGGCGCTGAACGCTATCGCACAGGCACAGGCTGCAGGCGGTTCTGCTGCATTCGTTGATGCAGAGCATGCACTTGACGTGGCTTATGCAAAGAAGATCGGCGTGCAGGTTGACGATCTCCTTGTTTCCCAGCCTGATACCGGTGAGCAGGCCCTCGAAGTTACTGAAGCGCTTGTGCGCAGCGGAGCCCTTGATATTATCGTCGTAGATTCCGTTGCAGCGCTTGTTCCCAAGGCAGAGATCGCGGGCGATATGGGGGATTCCCTGCCTGGCCTTCAGGCGCGGCTTATGAGCCAGGCCCTGCGGAAACTGACGGCATCGATATCAAAATCAAACACTACCGTCGTCTTTATCAACCAGATCAGGATGAAGATCGGCGTCATGTTCGGCAGTCCGGAGACAACGACGGGAGGAAATGCGCTCAAATTCTATGCATCCATGAGGCTCGATATCAGGAAGATCGAGAAGCTGAAGGACAACCAGGAGATCATCGGCGGTCGGGTAAGGGTCAAGATCGTGAAGAACAAGATGGCTCCTCCCTTCAGACAGGCCGAATTCGATATCTATTTCAATGAGGGCGTCTCCCGCATGGGAGAGATCGTTGATCTTGGCGTGGAGAGAAACATTATCGAGAAGGCCGGGGCCTGGTACAGCTACTCAGGCAACAGGATCGGTCAGGGACGGGAGAATTCAAAGGAATTCCTGAAGAACAATCCCGAGATGGCCAAAGAGATCGAGGCAAAAATCATCGAGGCAGTCCACCTCAAGAAATAACAGGAGATGAACGATGGATGTCAATGAATTATTAAGGGAAGCTCATGGCCAGGGAGCATCTGACCTTCATCTTAAGGTAGGCTCCTACCCTATCCTCAGGATCAACGGGGAGCTCGCCCCGCTTTCTACCGAGAAGCGCCTGAGTCAGGAAGATACGCTGAAAATGGCATTTGCGGTCATGAGCCCCGGTCAGCGGGAAATATTTAAAAAACGCAACGATATCGACCTCGCCTACAGCGTTCCCGGTCTTGGCCGCTTCCGGTGCAATATCTTTATCCAAAGAGGCACCGTTGGACTTGTTTTCAGAGTAATCCCCATGAGAATACCGACGATCGAAGAACTCCTGCTTCCGGACATAATCAAAAAGATCGCCATGGAAGCGCGTGGACTTATCCTCGTTACCGGGACGACCGGAAGCGGCAAGTCAACGACCCTTGCTGCCATGATCGATCATATCAATACCGGCAAGACCGATCATATCATGACCATTGAGGACCCGATCGAATACCTGCACCGGGACAAGCGGTCGATCATCAACCAGAGGGAGATCGGCAGCGATACGGAATCCTTCAGCAAGGCCATGAGGGCGGCAATGAGACAGGACCCTGACGTCATCCTTGTCGGCGAAATGCGCGACTTTGAGACGATCCAGACAGCACTGACTGCGGCAGAGACAGGACATCTTGTTCTCAGCACGCTCCATACGAGCGATGCAGCAGAAACGGTAAACCGTATCATCTCCGTATTCCCGCCCTATCAGCACAAGCAGGTGAGAATACAGCTGGCATCAGTGCTCAAGGGCATTATTTCGATGCGGCTGGTTCCCAAAGCAGACGGCAAAGGCAGAGTGCCTGCAGTTGAAATACTGATCGCTACGGCAACCATCAAGGACTGCATCCTTGATGCAGACAAGACAAAATCCATAAATGATGCGATATCCCAGGGCACGCTTCATTATGGCATGCAGACCTTTGACCACTCGCTCTTCAATCTCTTCAAGTCCGGACTGATATCCTATGAGGAAGCTCTGAGACGGGCCACCAACCCGGATGACTTTGCGCTTAAGGTGAAGGGCATTCAGTCAACAAGCGATATATCACTGGAGGACCAGCATCAATCCGACAAGGACGAGATGAAGATTGACCGCTTCAGCAGGTAACGCGCGCAGATATGCACTGCTTCTGCTCAGATACCGGGGCAGAAGCGAAAAAGAGCTGCGCGAGCGGCTCAAAAAGAAAGGATACCTCGCAGAGGAAATTGAGACCACGGTAGCCTATCTCCTTGAGTCCGGCTTCCTTGACGACAGGGCTCTGGCAGAGAATCTGAAGCGCCAGGCCATGACCAATAAACTTCTGGGGTTTGAAGGTGCGCGGCGGTTCATGCAGCAGCGGGGTCTGCCGAAAGAGATCATTGGGGAGGCCCTTGCGTATGACGAAGATGATGAGTTGCGCAATATCAGGAAGTTGATAGAAAAGAAACAGAGAAGCATAAGCAGATATCCGGAACCGAAAAGAACACAAAGCCTCATGGGCTCTCTGATGCGAAAGGGCTATTCAACGGCCCTGATCAGGAAAGCCCTGAAAAATACCATCACAGACGAGGAAACTGAAGAATGATGAATAGCAGTGAGATTAGAAAGACGTTTCTTGAATATTTCCGGTCAAAAGGCCATGAGGTCGTGCGAAGCTCGTCTGTTGTCCCCGGCAATGACGCTACCCTGCTTTTCACCAATGCAGGCATGGTCCAGTTCAAAGGAGTTTTTCAGGGCGAGGAGAAGAGACCCTACAGCCGCGCCACAACAAGCCAGAAATGCATGCGGGCCGGCGGCAAGCATAACGACCTCGAGAATGTGGGACATACTGCCCGGCATCATACGTTTTTTGAGATGTTAGGGAACTTCTCCTTCGGCGATTATTTCAAGAAAGACGCCATACTCTTTGCATGGGAGCTTCTGACAGAACACTATGGACTGCCGAAGGACAGGCTTTGGGCAACGGTATATGAAGATGACGATGAGGCAGAACAGTTATGGAAGGAGCTTACGGGCATCCCGGCAAACAGGATCGTCCGCCTCGGGGCAAAAGATAACTTCTGGCAGATGGGAGACACCGGCCCCTGCGGCCCCTGCTCTGAGATCCTTATCGACCAGGGCGAGCATATCGGCTGCAGACGGCCTGAATGTGCAGTGGGTTGTGACTGCGACCGTTTCCTCGAAATATGGAATCTGGTCTTCATGCAGTTTGACAGGCAAAAGGATGGAACGCTCAATCCGCTTCCTAAGCCGAGCATTGATACCGGCATGGGTCTTGAGAGGCTTGCTGCGGTGCTGCAGGGCAAATACAATAATTTCGATACTGATCTTTTTGCACCGATCATAGCCGCGATCTGCAAACATTCCGGCAAAGCCTACAATACAGACAGACTTACGGATATCGCGATCCGTGTCATCGCTGACCACATTCGTTCTATCACCTTTCTTCTTTCTGAGGGATGTGTGCCCTCCAACGAAGGCCGCGGGTACGTGCTCAGGCGTATCATCAGGAGGGCCTCGCGTTATGCCAAGAGCCTCGATATCAGCGAACCGGTTCTTTACCTGCTTTCTGATGCCGTGGCAGAGGCAATGGGAGATATCTATCCGGAACTCAACGAGGAGAAGTCGCGTGTGCAGAAGATGCTCCGCCTTGAAGAGGAGCGCTTCATGAAAACGCTGGAGCAGGGCCTGCTTATTCTGAACGATGTAATTGCACAGACTCGAAAAAAAGGACTGAGCAGCATCCCCGGAGGCGAACTCTTCAGACTGTATGACACCTATGGATTTCCGCTGGATATCGCGCGTGACGTCGCATCAGAGCATGATCTTCTCATCGATGAGCCCGGTTTTCACCGGGAGATGGAACAGCAGAGGACAAAGGCACGCGCCTCTTGGGTCGGCGAAGAAGCGCCGGCATCAGCAGCACTCTATAAGGAACTTCTCCGTATACATAAAGCAACGGAGTTCGTCGGGTATGATACGTTCGACGCAGATGCAGCGGTAATGGCCATTATCTGCGATGGCAACAACGTCGGGGAACTGCCGGCAGGATCTGAGGGAGAGGTGCTTCTGGACAAGACGCCGTTTTACGCCGAATCGGGCGGGCAGATCGGCGACACAGGTCAGTTAAGCGCCGACCATGTCCGCGTGCTTGTGTTTGACACCCGGAAACCGGTTGAAGGCATGCATATGCACAGGATAATGGTTGCGGAAGGGTCGCTCAAGACAGGTATGACCGTCAAGGCTTCCGTTGACAGGCAGAGGCGTTTGTCGATCATGAGAAACCATACCGCGACTCACCTGCTTCATGCCTCACTCAGAAATATTGCCGGAGCACATGTGAAGCAGGCAGGATCATTTGTCTCTGACGAACGAATTCGTTTTGACTTCACCCACTTCCAGTCTCTTGATGCCGCAATGATCGAGGCGGTCGAAGATGAGGTAAACGACAGCATCCTCGGCAACATCACGCTTGACATTCAGACCATGGAGACAAAGACGGCAATAGAGTCAGGCGTTACCGCCCTTTTCGGTGAAAAATACGGTGATGTGGTGCGCGTGATCTCTGTGCCTGAGGTAAGTTCGGAACTCTGCGGCGGCACCCATGCCCACGCCACCGGCGACATCGGGCTTTTCAAGATTATATCCGAGGGAAGCGTGGCAGCTGGTATACGAAGGATTGAGGCAGTTACCGGCAGGGCAGCGGTCTCATTTTTCCGTGAAGAAGAGGCCGAACTCAGAACGGTCTGCGAAAGCCTGAAAGTTTCCGAGAGACCTTCAGAAAAGATTTCAAGGCTTCTGAGCGAGATGAAGGAGCTTGAAAAAGAACTTGAATCCCTCAAAGGCAAGAACGCGGCAGCGAGTTCCGGAGAGCTCGTCAAAGCTGCCCGCGATATCAATGGCATCAAGGCATTGGCATGCAGACTTGAGGGGATCGATGCAAAGGATCTTCGTATCCTTGCTGATAACGTCAGGGACGCACTCGGTTCAGGTATCCTGGTAATGACATCGGTCAAAGATCAACAGGCGTCCATGGTCGCCATGGTCACCGCAGACCTTACATCCAAATTCAACGCCGGCAACATCCTCAGGGAAATTGCTGCAGCTGCTGGCGGCAAAGGCGGCGGCAAGGCTGACACTGCCCAGGGTGGGACCAAGGAAATAGCCCTGCTGGACAAAGCACTCGAATCATTATACGATATCCTTAAGAGAACATAACAAGGAGGCTTTATTATGGCTATTTTCGACATTATCAGGAATGCAATGCTCCTGGGATTTGGAGTACAGGAAAAAGTTAAGGAGTTCGTTGATGAAGTTGTAAAAAAGGGTGAACTGAGCGAGTCTCAGGGCGCCAAGCTTGTCAAGGAATGGACAGAAAAGGCCGAGAAAAACACGGAGGATATCTCCAACAGCCTGAATGACCTGCTCAAAAAGACCATCGATAAAATGAAGCTTCCTTCAAAAGAAGACCTTGACAAAATGAACGAGCAGATCTCGGCGCTTACGGAAAGGATCAAGAAGCTTGAGGAGCCTAAAAGTTGAGTTGTTAAGGTTGCCGTATGCCTTTTAGCTTCTTCAGGCTCCGCCGGAGCGCAAACAGAGTTCGGCAGATTGTTAATGTCTTTCTGAAATACGGATTCGGCAAGGTCATAGACCAGATCCACCTGAGCAGGTTCGTACCGTTTAGGAAAAGGATCAGGTCTTTCGGTCAGTGGCCGTCCGTAAAAGAACCTGCTGTTGCCGAGCGCCTCAGAATGGCCTTTGCCGAACTTGGCCCCAGCTTTATCAAGCTTGCCCAGATACTCTCATCCCGTCCAGACCTTATAACCAAAAGGTTCGCGGATGAGTTCAAGAAACTGCAGGACCGGGTCCCCTCATTTTCAAGCGATGAGGCTGTGCTGATCATTGAGAATGAGACAGGAAAAAGAATCGATCAACTTTTTTTGGAATTTGATCATACCCCAATCGCCGCAGCTTCCATTGCACAGGTACATTTTGCCAGACTGCTGGATGGCAGCAAGGTCATTATAAAGGTCCAGCGGCCCCGTATCAGCGATCAGATCGAAACTGACATCGGCATACTGAATTTCGCTGCCGGCCTGATGGAAAAATATTTTCCGGAAAGCTCTTTTTTTAATCCCTCGGGTATCGTTGATGAGTTCAGCCGTACCGTAAGAAAGGAGCTGGATTTTCTCGAAGAGGCAAGGAACTGCATCAGGTTCAAAAAGAACTTCGAGCAGATTCCAGATGTCCACATACCGACGGTGTATACGGAATTTTCTACGGATAAGATCATTGTTATGGAGCGGATCGAGGGAGTCAGGCTTGACGATATTGAAGGTATTACGAAGCTCGGACTTGATCGGACAAAGCTTGCGAAGATAGGCATTAACGCCTATTTCAAACAGATCCTTGAGGACGGGTTCTTTCATGCTGATCCTCACGCAGGGAACATCTTCGCAATGCCCACAGGACAGATCGGTTTCATGGACTTCGGCATTGTCGGCAGGGTAACCCCTGAAATGAGAGAAACCATGGCCAATACGTTTCTGGCTCTTATCCAGAAGAATTTTGACAGTCTTATTGATCAGTATATTGAGCTCGGTCTTGTGCCTGAACACGTTGATCTGGATATCTTCAGGAAAGAGTTCAAGGCCGACCTCACCGATTTTCTCGAACCCCTGTATGGACTGACGATCAAGGAGATCAACTTTGCCGAATACCTTGATACCGTGATGCATCTCGCCATCAAACACAAGATGAAAATACCGTCGGACCTTCTGCTTGTCAACAAGGCAATGCTTATTCTGGAGAGCATTGGACGTGAACTCGACCCTGATTTTGATTTTATCTCGGCAGCGGAACCGTATGCCTCAAAGATCGTAAAAGAGCGGATGAGTCCGGGAAAAATATTCGAAAAAGCCCGCAAGAACGTCTCTGATCTTGGCGACTTTGCCGTGATCTTCCCGAAGCAGCTCAGACAGGTGGTACAGAAGGTTCTGCGGGACGACTTTCATATTAAAATGACTCACATAGGTATAGACCGCTTTATTCGCGATATGGACCGTTCGAGCAACAGGATCTCTTTCAGCATGATCATCAGCGCAATACTGCTGAGTTCAGCGATCATGCATGCGACCGGCGTCGGCCCTACCTATAAAGGCATTTCTCTTCTCGGCCTTTCTGCCTTCTTCTTCGCTCTACTCCTTGGGGTCTGGCTGATTATATCGATTATCCGTTCCGGCAGGCTTTAATTACTGCGCATCCTTGGCTACCCTGGGATATACCACCCAATTCATTTTCAGTGCATGCCTGCCGGGACTTCTGATCTGCCCTTTTTCATTATGAATATCAGCGGCAGAATCAGGATCATAAAAAGACTGAGCAGAAGAAACGCGTCATTAAACGAGAGCATTGCCGCCTGTTTCAGAAGCTGCCCGTAGATTGTTGCCTGGGCTGCACCGGGCGCGGCAGTTCCTGCTCCCTGCAGGCTTAGCGCCTGCTCTGCACTCTGCACGGCTATTTGATAGTTACGGTCAAAGGGTGTAAGATTGGCCACAAGATGATTCTGCTGAAACTGGGCGCCGCGCGCTATCATGGTCGTCACAAACGCCACGCCAAAGCTCCCTCCAAGGTTTCTGAGCAGGTTATAGATCGCTGAGGCATTCGCCATATCCTCCTTCCTGATACTCGCCATAGTCAGCGTCGTAAGCGGGATAAAGAGGAATCCCATGCCAATGCCAAGGACTATCCTGGGCCAGATTATGGTATTGAAATCGGCCGCAAGCGTGAACTGGGACATCAGATACGTTGAATAGGCAGAGACGATAATGCCGAACGCAAGCAATCCTCTTGGATTAACTTTTGTTATGAGCCGTCCGGCAATGGGCATCGCAATAAGGGTAGCAATCCCTCCTGGACCAAGCACCATACCGGCAAGCGTCGCGTTATAACCCATGAGGGTCTGGAGAAATATGGGCAGAAGCACGATGCTGCCAAACAGATTGAAGAAGGCAAAGAACATGACGATATTGCCTGTGCTGAAGGAGACATTCCTGAATGTTTTCAGATTCACGATAGGATGCTCAACAAAATGTTCGTTGATAATAAAGAGGACAAGCGACACGACAGAGATAATCGTCAGCCAGGTAATGAAACTCGATGAAAACCAGTCGTCTGCCTGGCCCTTGTCGAGCACAATCTGAAGACAGCCAAGACCTGCAGCAAGCAGTACAAGTCCCCAGTAATCGATCTTCGTCTTCATGCGTTTCATGTAGGGCGGGTCTGTTATAAAGAATATGACCATCAGTATGGATACAATACCGATCGGTATATTGATAAAGAATATCCAGTGCCATGACCAATTGTCTGTGATCCAGCCACCAAGGAGCGGCCCGATAATCGGCCCGAACATGATGCCGATACCGAAGATAGCCATTGCCATACCGTGCTGCTTTTGGGGGAATGTCTCAAGGAGTATTGACTGGGAAATGGGCTGGAGCGCCCCTCCCCCGATGCCCTGGAGGACCCGGAAAACAACCAGACTCTGAAGACTCCAGGAAATTCCGCAGAGCAGAGAACTGAGCGTAAAGAGCGAAATCGAAAAGATAAGATACCGCTTCCTCCCAAAAAACCGGCTAAGCCATCCGGTCATCGGAATAATAATGGCATTTGAAACAAGGTATGAGGTGATCGTCCAGGTAGATTCGTCTATGCCTGCAGAGAGGCTTCCCCTGATATGGTCAAGTGCAACGTTTACGACGGACGTATCGACGATCTCGATCAGCGTCGGCAGCATGACCGTAAGCGCTATAATCCATTTAGTCATATCAGCGACCAGATAAAACAGATCGTGTGATTCAGAGCTCTCAAGTCCTGAAAACCCATGCTATACTACGAACCGGGTTCTACTTCCCGACAAGAATTGTCGGCTCCACCGACATGCCGACCCTGAGAATATGCTCCACATCCGCGTTCTTATCCAGAACAATCTTTACCGGTATTCTCTGCACCACCTTCACATAGTTTCCGGTGGCATTTTCCGGAGGGAAAAGTGAAAACGCTGCACCCGTGCCGGCCATGATACTTTCGACTTTTCCATCAAATATCCTTCCAGGGTATGTATCCACTGAAATCTTCACTGTCTGGCCCGCCCTGACCTTTTCAAGCTGAGTTTCCTTGAAGTTGGCCGTAATCCAGATATCATCAAGAGGGACTACTGCCATGAGCGGCTGGCCCGGCTGTATCTGGTTGCCTGCCTGAACCGATTTCTTCGTAATATACCCATCCGCAGGCGCATATATCTTTGCATAACCGACGCTTAACTCCGAAGCCGTGAGCTGTGCTTCGCCCTTTTTTATTGACGAATCCTGTGACGTTCGCGCAGACACTGCCTGCCTTATCAGCGCTTTCTGGATTTCAACGGCAACCTCTGCCTGCTGTACCTGGTCCCTCGCCGATTTCACCTGGGCAACGGAAATATCATAACCCGTTTTGGTCTTCTCATAACGCTCCCGGGATATGGCATCCTTTTTAATAAGACTCTCTGCCCTGCTGACGTCCAGTTCAGCCTGCCTCAGGTTCGCATTCTGAAGTTCAAGCTGGGCCTTTGCGGTCCCCACCCTATGGCCGAGTTCCGTAAGTTGCATCTTTGCGGCCTCGATTTTTGTCTCTGCCTCAACAAGACGGGACCGCTCTGTGCTCAGTCCTGAGGCAGCCTCCTTCACTTTTACCTCGAAATCGGCAGCGTCAATATCGAGAATGAGTTCACCCTTTTTAACTAATTGGTTGTCGGATACATGGACCTTCTTCACCGTGCCGGAAACTTTGGAAGCAACAACATGGACTCTGCCCTCAATATATGCGTCATCAGTCGTTATACGTGTCTTCTTGTACTGCAAATACATAACCACAACAATAATGCCGATGACCGCAATGGCGGCAAACATAAGCAGTGCAGCAACCTTTTGTCTCTTGCCGCCTCCCCGCGGCTTTTCTTCATCCATTTATCGGTATACCTCCAGCAGATCTTTTCCCGTTGCATAATACACGGCAGCCTCGGCCTTTCTCAGATCGTAGAGCGCCCTAAAATAATTCGTGCGGGCGCTGCTCAGGAGCGCTACCGCATCAAGGACATCAGTCCCGGTGCCGATACCCTCTTCATACTGGACCCGGTTGATCCTGAGGTTTTCTTCAGCCTGCCTCACCGCATCCTTTGTTACATGCAGCCGTTCTCTTGCCGTGACCGACTGAAGCAGATACTGCTGCACCTCAAGGTGTATCTCGTCAAGGAGCTTTGCTCTCTGCTCAGCAAGCTTTTCTGCCTGAAATTCGAGTTTTCTGATCTCAGCCCGGGTCAAGCCGCCTGAAAAAAGGTTCATGTTAAGGCCAAGCGTTACGGACCAGTTATCCTCATGGACCTGATACCGGTTTTCGGTAAAGTCGAATCCGCCTCTTACAAACATTCTGGGAAAAAACTCCGATTTTTTTGCTGCTTTTTCCAGTCCGAGGGCCCTGAGTGTTTCATCCGCTATTTTGA is a genomic window of Nitrospirota bacterium containing:
- a CDS encoding HlyD family secretion protein → MDEEKPRGGGKRQKVAALLMFAAIAVIGIIVVVMYLQYKKTRITTDDAYIEGRVHVVASKVSGTVKKVHVSDNQLVKKGELILDIDAADFEVKVKEAASGLSTERSRLVEAETKIEAAKMQLTELGHRVGTAKAQLELQNANLRQAELDVSRAESLIKKDAISRERYEKTKTGYDISVAQVKSARDQVQQAEVAVEIQKALIRQAVSARTSQDSSIKKGEAQLTASELSVGYAKIYAPADGYITKKSVQAGNQIQPGQPLMAVVPLDDIWITANFKETQLEKVRAGQTVKISVDTYPGRIFDGKVESIMAGTGAAFSLFPPENATGNYVKVVQRIPVKIVLDKNADVEHILRVGMSVEPTILVGK
- a CDS encoding DHA2 family efflux MFS transporter permease subunit, with product MTKWIIALTVMLPTLIEIVDTSVVNVALDHIRGSLSAGIDESTWTITSYLVSNAIIIPMTGWLSRFFGRKRYLIFSISLFTLSSLLCGISWSLQSLVVFRVLQGIGGGALQPISQSILLETFPQKQHGMAMAIFGIGIMFGPIIGPLLGGWITDNWSWHWIFFINIPIGIVSILMVIFFITDPPYMKRMKTKIDYWGLVLLAAGLGCLQIVLDKGQADDWFSSSFITWLTIISVVSLVLFIINEHFVEHPIVNLKTFRNVSFSTGNIVMFFAFFNLFGSIVLLPIFLQTLMGYNATLAGMVLGPGGIATLIAMPIAGRLITKVNPRGLLAFGIIVSAYSTYLMSQFTLAADFNTIIWPRIVLGIGMGFLFIPLTTLTMASIRKEDMANASAIYNLLRNLGGSFGVAFVTTMIARGAQFQQNHLVANLTPFDRNYQIAVQSAEQALSLQGAGTAAPGAAQATIYGQLLKQAAMLSFNDAFLLLSLFMILILPLIFIMKKGRSEVPAGMH